From a region of the candidate division KSB1 bacterium genome:
- a CDS encoding 6-phosphofructokinase translates to VSRIHFEGGSILRTSRANPTKTPDRLRQTVESLHQLGLDYLITIGGDDTAYAASVLASHPENRVKIAHVPKTIDNDLPLPGNIPTFGYQTARHLGAQLVRNLMEDSRTTNRWYIVVSMGRKAGHLALGIGKAAGATLTIIAEEFDNRQITIKEVCDVIEGSIIKRKARGRDDGLCVVAEGIAEHFSKEELAKIPGMILEYDDFGNIRLAEVELGKILKLELERRFKERGDKLQIVEINIGYELRSAPPIPFDQEYTRDLGYSAVRYLLSLPPEDKGGALICVDAGKLVPMRFQDIIDPATGKTRVRMVDVKTESYQVARNYMIRLEREDFEDPEELARLAAVAKMTPEQFKQRFGYLVGITA, encoded by the coding sequence ACGTTTCTCGCATCCACTTCGAGGGCGGATCGATCCTGCGGACCTCCCGCGCCAATCCGACCAAGACCCCCGACCGCCTGCGTCAGACGGTAGAATCCTTGCACCAGCTTGGCTTGGATTACCTGATCACCATAGGCGGCGACGATACAGCGTACGCAGCCAGTGTGCTGGCCTCCCATCCGGAAAATCGCGTCAAGATTGCCCATGTGCCTAAGACCATCGACAATGACCTGCCCCTACCCGGCAACATCCCGACCTTCGGCTACCAGACAGCGCGCCACCTTGGGGCTCAGCTGGTCCGGAATCTGATGGAGGACAGCCGCACCACCAATCGCTGGTACATCGTGGTGTCCATGGGACGCAAGGCCGGACACCTCGCTCTGGGGATCGGCAAGGCGGCCGGAGCCACCCTCACCATCATCGCCGAGGAGTTCGACAACCGGCAGATCACCATCAAGGAGGTCTGCGACGTCATCGAGGGCTCGATCATCAAGCGCAAGGCACGTGGGCGCGACGATGGGCTGTGCGTGGTGGCCGAAGGCATTGCCGAGCACTTCAGCAAGGAGGAACTCGCCAAGATCCCGGGAATGATCTTGGAATACGACGACTTCGGAAACATCCGCCTCGCCGAAGTGGAGCTCGGCAAGATCCTCAAGCTGGAACTTGAACGGCGCTTCAAGGAGCGTGGCGACAAGCTGCAGATCGTGGAGATCAACATCGGCTACGAGCTGCGTTCGGCGCCGCCTATCCCGTTCGACCAGGAGTACACGCGCGACCTGGGCTACAGCGCCGTCCGGTACCTCCTGAGCCTGCCTCCTGAGGACAAAGGAGGCGCCCTCATCTGCGTCGACGCCGGCAAGCTCGTTCCCATGCGCTTCCAGGACATCATCGATCCTGCCACGGGCAAGACGCGTGTGCGGATGGTGGACGTGAAGACGGAGTCCTACCAGGTCGCTCGCAATTACATGATCCGCCTGGAGCGCGAGGACTTCGAGGATCCGGAGGAGCTGGCGCGTCTGGCAGCTGTGGCAAAGATGACCCCCGAGCAGTTCAAGCAGCGTTTCGGCTACCTCGTCGGGATCACCGCCTGA